The following proteins are co-located in the Haloarcula marismortui ATCC 43049 genome:
- a CDS encoding protein-L-isoaspartate O-methyltransferase family protein, giving the protein MDPAVLRDDMVDSLQHESKGVVRSAWLSTAMRAVPREAFVGEQQAYSDRPFERLGTRVLSPSTAGRVLETLSPEEDDDVLVVGAGVGYTAAVLAEQVGAANVHAIDITRRLVIEARQNLAEAGYDAVLVDRRDGADGLPEYAPYDRILLEAAAIDPPRALLQQLTDDGRLVMPLGTGEQSLAVVEADGSVKRHGTVAFQPMLVEGEQADTVERNRTHREDRERARRAAQSRAGWEQEWIDWDG; this is encoded by the coding sequence ATGGATCCGGCGGTATTGCGGGACGACATGGTCGACAGCCTCCAACACGAGAGTAAGGGTGTCGTCCGGAGCGCGTGGCTGTCGACAGCGATGCGTGCCGTCCCCAGAGAGGCGTTCGTCGGCGAGCAACAGGCTTACTCCGACCGCCCGTTTGAACGCCTCGGCACGCGCGTTCTTTCGCCCAGTACCGCCGGCCGGGTGCTCGAAACCCTGTCACCCGAGGAAGACGACGATGTGCTCGTGGTCGGTGCCGGCGTCGGCTACACGGCCGCCGTGCTGGCAGAACAGGTCGGCGCAGCGAACGTTCATGCGATAGATATCACGCGCCGCCTCGTCATCGAAGCGCGCCAGAATCTGGCAGAAGCAGGCTATGACGCCGTCCTCGTGGACCGTCGTGACGGCGCTGACGGACTCCCGGAGTACGCACCGTACGACCGCATTCTCTTGGAAGCCGCCGCAATCGACCCACCCCGAGCGCTCCTCCAGCAACTAACCGACGACGGCCGCCTCGTGATGCCGCTTGGCACCGGCGAGCAGTCACTGGCCGTCGTGGAGGCCGATGGCTCGGTCAAGCGACACGGCACTGTCGCGTTCCAGCCGATGCTCGTCGAGGGCGAACAGGCTGATACCGTCGAGCGCAACCGGACTCACCGTGAAGACCGCGAGCGTGCCCGCCGGGCCGCCCAGTCCCGCGCCGGCTGGGAGCAGGAATGGATTGACTGGGACGGCTAG
- a CDS encoding protein-L-isoaspartate(D-aspartate) O-methyltransferase: MADWDRQRSRLSDRLRERVADEDVLAAIASVPRHQFVPDDKRHDAYADRPLPIGSGQTISAPHMVAIMSELLDLSPGDQVLEIGTGCGYHAAVTAELVGPENVFSVEYHATLADEARETLAATGYGSVSVRAGDGKQGWPEHAPYDRTYLTCAAPDFPAPLVEQTHDGGVLLAPIGDGQQRLIRAEKQAGGTLEKEDHGSVRFVPLQ, encoded by the coding sequence ATGGCCGACTGGGACCGGCAGCGGTCGCGGCTGTCCGACCGTCTGCGAGAACGGGTCGCCGACGAGGATGTTCTCGCGGCGATAGCGTCGGTTCCACGCCATCAGTTCGTTCCGGACGACAAGCGACACGATGCCTACGCCGACCGTCCGCTCCCGATCGGGTCGGGCCAGACGATTTCTGCGCCGCACATGGTCGCAATTATGTCCGAGTTACTCGACCTGTCCCCCGGAGATCAGGTACTGGAGATCGGCACGGGCTGTGGCTACCACGCCGCGGTGACTGCTGAGCTGGTCGGCCCAGAGAACGTCTTCAGCGTGGAGTACCACGCGACGCTGGCAGACGAGGCACGCGAGACACTAGCAGCGACCGGCTACGGCAGCGTTTCTGTTCGAGCCGGTGACGGCAAGCAGGGGTGGCCAGAACACGCGCCCTACGACCGGACGTATCTGACCTGTGCCGCGCCGGATTTCCCCGCCCCGCTCGTCGAGCAGACCCACGATGGTGGCGTCCTGCTGGCTCCGATCGGCGACGGCCAACAGCGACTCATCCGAGCGGAGAAACAGGCTGGCGGCACGCTCGAAAAAGAGGATCACGGCAGCGTCCGGTTCGTCCCGTTGCAGTAG
- a CDS encoding DUF7533 family protein, which translates to MARGLIGTIELMVAVVLAARVTLLGVDNLARGQTAIGAVFLGLAAALLVIEWVAPSPTDIPGAIAGRARSALPGGNPPDSGDDD; encoded by the coding sequence ATGGCACGGGGACTCATCGGGACAATCGAGCTGATGGTTGCGGTCGTACTCGCTGCGCGGGTCACCCTCCTCGGCGTCGACAACCTCGCTCGCGGCCAAACAGCGATCGGTGCGGTCTTTCTCGGGTTAGCCGCCGCCTTACTGGTTATCGAGTGGGTCGCTCCCTCCCCGACAGATATCCCCGGCGCAATCGCTGGGCGGGCGCGCAGTGCGCTCCCCGGCGGAAACCCACCGGACAGTGGCGACGACGACTAA
- a CDS encoding DUF7382 domain-containing protein — MSDSLWRDERAIEGLPIRLVIALVVGVACLSVMMSTISGIETLQVTEVDVEPHPEVTNPGTQDVVVTVVDSKGSPVSGATVVAKSGTATLSSVTTGETGSAGNVTLSLSPSLGPNQQDGTVTFEVKPPAGSNYEDARSNTDLLVVESP; from the coding sequence ATGTCAGATTCGCTGTGGCGCGACGAACGTGCCATCGAGGGGCTACCGATTCGTCTCGTTATCGCGCTGGTGGTCGGTGTCGCCTGCCTCTCCGTGATGATGAGCACCATCTCCGGAATCGAGACGCTGCAAGTAACCGAGGTCGATGTGGAACCCCACCCAGAGGTGACGAATCCGGGGACGCAGGACGTAGTTGTCACCGTCGTCGACTCAAAAGGGTCGCCCGTGTCCGGTGCAACAGTGGTCGCCAAAAGTGGGACAGCAACGCTCTCGTCGGTCACGACCGGTGAGACCGGTAGTGCGGGGAACGTGACCCTCTCACTGTCGCCGTCGCTTGGGCCGAACCAACAGGACGGCACCGTCACTTTCGAAGTGAAACCACCGGCAGGGAGTAACTACGAAGACGCTCGCTCGAACACCGACCTGCTCGTCGTCGAGTCGCCCTAG
- a CDS encoding RNA ligase partner protein, translating to MVDRPLKQRFVLDTSLFLTPEIRSGDEDLEAACLDLLDLISEAKLVHNISCYMPPSIQAELTTMLEDRAISDEVLTKLDTWVITKSPAHHEVRIPADLVYEFIDEMSERVDRGLRVSEKAVRKAEESRAETVEEHDHMTEVDKVISDLRDEYRDTLRQGVLDSREDFDLLILAQELDAGVVTEDQGIINWAEDFGLRYLKGRNFPPLLREYLAADDPDRWRDES from the coding sequence ATGGTCGACCGCCCGCTCAAACAACGGTTCGTCCTCGACACGTCGCTGTTTCTCACCCCCGAAATCAGGAGCGGCGACGAGGACCTGGAGGCGGCCTGTCTGGACCTGCTCGATCTCATCTCGGAGGCGAAACTGGTCCACAACATCTCCTGTTACATGCCACCGTCGATACAGGCGGAACTGACGACAATGCTCGAAGACCGGGCCATCAGCGACGAGGTGCTGACGAAACTCGACACATGGGTCATCACGAAGTCACCGGCTCACCACGAGGTGCGGATTCCGGCGGATCTCGTCTACGAGTTCATCGACGAGATGTCTGAGCGGGTCGACCGTGGGCTGCGCGTCTCGGAGAAGGCCGTCCGGAAGGCCGAGGAGTCGCGGGCCGAAACGGTCGAGGAACACGACCACATGACCGAAGTGGACAAAGTCATCTCGGACCTGCGCGACGAGTACCGGGACACGCTCCGACAGGGCGTGCTCGACTCCCGCGAGGACTTCGACCTCCTGATTCTCGCACAGGAACTGGACGCCGGCGTCGTCACGGAGGACCAGGGCATCATCAACTGGGCAGAGGACTTCGGACTGCGGTATCTCAAGGGCCGGAACTTCCCGCCGCTGCTCAGGGAGTATCTCGCCGCCGACGATCCGGACCGCTGGCGCGACGAGAGTTAG
- a CDS encoding DUF1648 domain-containing protein, with translation MARQQSRADIASGVIIGLTTIAGLTVWSRLPAEIAIHFSASGTPDTYVSKPVGVVLMPVLMLATLLVLKGAFRYDPPDVPQVAATITVATMAFMGAVHGLVLAWNLSYPVPFDLVLIGSLVWAVVMVAYALKAEYAD, from the coding sequence ATGGCACGCCAACAGAGCCGTGCCGACATCGCAAGCGGTGTCATCATCGGCCTGACAACCATAGCTGGTCTCACAGTCTGGTCGCGCCTCCCCGCTGAAATCGCAATTCACTTCTCCGCGTCGGGCACGCCCGATACCTACGTTTCGAAGCCGGTCGGTGTCGTTCTCATGCCAGTTCTGATGCTTGCAACCCTCCTCGTCCTAAAGGGTGCGTTCCGCTATGACCCGCCAGACGTGCCGCAGGTGGCGGCCACTATCACCGTCGCAACGATGGCGTTCATGGGTGCGGTACACGGGCTTGTGCTTGCGTGGAACCTCAGCTACCCGGTGCCGTTCGACCTCGTCCTCATCGGGTCGCTCGTCTGGGCGGTTGTCATGGTCGCGTACGCGTTGAAGGCGGAATACGCAGACTGA
- a CDS encoding aminopeptidase, giving the protein MDNSSLRAPAETAVKQCLNLQSDESCAVITDDQRKAIGEALYRVAAEITDDSVFVRYPPGEQHGSEPPAPVAGAMETADVVLAPTTKSLSHTEARTDANEAGARVATLPGISEGVFLMGLDADYHLIEQHCEDVLAQVDDAEEIRVTSPQGTDITFGIGSREWHMDTGIVHEAGEMSNLPAGEVFLAPETADGTFVVDGTMRPHGKLDGKQLTFEVEDGYVTDIDDPDIRAQVEDAADEVGRDAYNLAELGIGTNVAVTELVGSVLLDEKAGGTVHIAIGDDHAMGGDVHAPIHLDGILTEPTVYADGEEVELPRVE; this is encoded by the coding sequence ATGGACAACTCGTCGCTACGCGCGCCCGCAGAAACCGCCGTCAAACAGTGCCTGAACCTCCAGTCCGACGAGTCATGTGCCGTCATCACTGATGACCAGCGGAAGGCGATCGGCGAGGCGCTGTATCGCGTCGCCGCAGAGATTACCGACGACTCTGTTTTTGTGCGCTACCCGCCGGGCGAGCAACACGGTTCGGAACCGCCTGCGCCGGTCGCCGGCGCGATGGAAACCGCCGATGTCGTGCTCGCGCCGACGACCAAGAGCCTGAGCCACACCGAGGCCCGGACCGACGCCAACGAGGCCGGCGCTCGCGTTGCGACCCTGCCCGGCATCAGCGAGGGCGTGTTCCTCATGGGGTTAGACGCCGACTACCACCTCATTGAACAGCACTGCGAGGACGTGCTGGCACAGGTCGACGACGCCGAGGAGATCCGGGTCACGTCCCCCCAGGGGACCGACATCACGTTTGGTATCGGTTCCCGTGAGTGGCATATGGACACCGGCATTGTCCACGAGGCCGGCGAGATGTCGAATCTCCCTGCCGGCGAGGTGTTCCTCGCCCCTGAAACGGCCGACGGAACGTTCGTCGTCGATGGGACGATGCGCCCCCACGGCAAACTCGACGGGAAGCAACTCACCTTCGAGGTTGAGGACGGGTACGTCACGGACATCGACGACCCCGATATTCGCGCACAGGTCGAGGACGCCGCTGACGAGGTTGGCCGAGACGCCTACAATCTCGCCGAGCTCGGTATCGGCACAAACGTCGCCGTGACCGAACTCGTCGGTTCCGTCCTTCTAGATGAAAAGGCCGGTGGCACGGTCCACATCGCTATCGGCGACGACCACGCGATGGGCGGCGACGTGCACGCGCCGATTCATCTCGACGGGATTTTGACGGAACCGACCGTGTATGCGGACGGCGAGGAAGTGGAACTTCCTCGCGTCGAGTGA
- a CDS encoding metallophosphoesterase — protein sequence MQIGIVSDTHDNASEVEAAVETFADTGCETVVHCGDFVAPFSVTPFDGDWSFYAVRGNNDGEWAVQSTVKEFGTYFGEMGELTIDGHTIAVYHGTSGEIVDALVECGSYDYVFHGHTHERGSKERGGTVRINPGGISIPPAPEPFSVATLSTETGEVKFHELG from the coding sequence ATGCAAATCGGCATCGTCTCGGATACGCACGACAACGCGTCGGAGGTCGAAGCCGCAGTTGAGACGTTCGCTGACACGGGCTGTGAGACCGTCGTCCACTGCGGCGACTTCGTTGCGCCGTTCTCCGTGACACCGTTCGACGGCGACTGGTCGTTTTACGCTGTGCGCGGCAACAACGACGGCGAGTGGGCGGTCCAGTCCACCGTCAAGGAGTTTGGCACGTACTTCGGCGAGATGGGTGAGCTGACAATCGACGGGCACACAATCGCAGTCTATCACGGAACTAGCGGGGAAATCGTCGACGCGCTGGTCGAGTGCGGAAGCTACGACTACGTTTTCCACGGGCACACGCACGAACGCGGTTCCAAGGAGCGTGGGGGTACGGTCCGAATCAACCCCGGTGGCATTTCGATTCCGCCGGCGCCCGAGCCGTTTTCGGTCGCGACGCTCTCGACGGAGACTGGCGAGGTCAAATTCCACGAACTGGGGTGA
- a CDS encoding type II glyceraldehyde-3-phosphate dehydrogenase, producing MLHVGINGFGTIGKRVADAVRVQPDMTVAGVAKRSPNFEATIADDRGYDLYAADGREPFDEADLGTAGTVHDLIETSDVVVDTTPSGVGAANASLYAEHDTPAIFQGGEDADVADVSFNARANYEKAVGADTARVVSCNTTGLSRLLAPLRESYGVEKSRVTLVRRGADPGQTGRGPINDTLPDPVEIPSHHGPDVQTIFPDLDIDTMGMKVPTTQMHTHSVNVTLESEPATEEVTALLADESRLFLIPETLGIDGAGKLKEYTRDAGRPRGDVWENCIWAESITVEGRDLYLFQAIHQEADVVPENIDAVRALSERTASAEKSIRRTDEALGVGRGLVEHDGSPQRVDSHADD from the coding sequence ATGCTCCACGTGGGCATCAACGGCTTCGGCACCATCGGGAAACGCGTCGCTGACGCGGTGCGTGTCCAGCCAGATATGACAGTTGCGGGCGTCGCAAAGCGCTCGCCGAACTTCGAGGCAACTATCGCGGACGACCGCGGCTATGATCTCTACGCCGCGGACGGCCGCGAACCGTTCGATGAAGCCGATCTCGGTACGGCCGGTACGGTCCATGACCTTATCGAGACGAGCGACGTGGTCGTCGACACCACGCCAAGTGGCGTCGGCGCGGCCAACGCGTCGCTATACGCCGAACATGACACGCCGGCCATCTTCCAGGGTGGAGAGGACGCCGATGTGGCAGACGTGAGCTTCAACGCTCGCGCCAACTACGAGAAGGCAGTCGGGGCTGATACGGCCCGCGTCGTGTCATGCAATACAACGGGCCTTTCACGCCTGCTCGCACCGCTTAGGGAATCATACGGCGTTGAAAAATCGCGTGTGACACTGGTACGGCGCGGTGCCGACCCGGGCCAGACCGGTCGTGGCCCGATCAACGACACACTCCCCGACCCCGTCGAAATCCCCTCCCACCACGGTCCCGACGTCCAGACGATTTTTCCCGACCTTGACATCGATACGATGGGCATGAAGGTCCCGACGACGCAGATGCACACCCACAGCGTCAACGTCACGCTGGAAAGCGAACCCGCCACAGAGGAGGTCACGGCGCTGCTCGCCGACGAATCGCGGCTGTTCCTCATCCCGGAGACGCTCGGTATCGACGGCGCAGGGAAACTCAAAGAGTACACCCGTGACGCCGGTCGCCCGCGTGGTGACGTGTGGGAGAACTGTATCTGGGCCGAATCCATCACAGTTGAGGGGCGGGACCTCTATCTGTTCCAGGCGATTCACCAGGAAGCCGATGTCGTGCCGGAGAACATCGACGCCGTTCGCGCGCTCTCAGAGCGGACCGCAAGCGCTGAAAAGAGCATCCGCCGGACCGACGAAGCCCTCGGTGTCGGGCGCGGCCTCGTCGAACACGACGGGAGCCCGCAACGCGTCGACAGTCACGCCGACGACTGA
- the crcB gene encoding fluoride efflux transporter CrcB, whose product MVALESAHLVGAGGALGALCRHYLAGAIQRETFPLGTLTVNAFGSFALGLLTFAGVTGDAALLVGVGACGSFTTFSSFSVETVRLWENGYVALAALNAVGNLACALVGIGLAWGIVRIV is encoded by the coding sequence ATGGTCGCTCTCGAATCGGCACATCTGGTCGGGGCCGGTGGGGCGCTCGGCGCACTCTGTCGTCACTATCTGGCGGGTGCAATCCAGCGAGAGACGTTTCCGCTCGGGACGCTCACGGTGAATGCCTTCGGGAGCTTCGCTCTGGGACTGTTGACCTTCGCTGGTGTGACCGGTGACGCAGCATTGCTTGTCGGTGTCGGTGCGTGCGGTTCGTTCACGACGTTTTCCTCGTTTTCGGTCGAGACGGTCCGACTGTGGGAGAACGGCTACGTGGCCCTCGCCGCGCTCAACGCTGTCGGGAACCTCGCCTGTGCGCTGGTCGGAATCGGGCTTGCCTGGGGCATCGTGCGGATCGTCTAA
- a CDS encoding HVO_0476 family zinc finger protein: MTDATPGDRIALPCPACSPDLETVHEVLKPGGHVTVRCTDCDHVHKEQLPEEETLQRSVVVSQDGDSFTAEVDVPAEEELSVGEEFLLETEEAVVTARITSLETADGREDEAAAEDVETIWSRAVGNVSVNVTMHPKDGTHDETESFKLHVPGDYEFVVGETEEFGEEEFTVEGIHVRDDAHGYDHENMDHDGDMGIAKDINRLYVRDESTTAWSAW, encoded by the coding sequence ATGACAGACGCTACACCGGGCGACCGCATCGCCCTCCCGTGTCCGGCCTGTTCGCCGGACCTGGAAACGGTTCACGAGGTGCTGAAGCCGGGCGGCCACGTGACGGTTCGTTGCACGGACTGTGACCACGTTCACAAGGAACAGCTCCCGGAAGAAGAGACACTGCAGCGTAGTGTCGTCGTCTCACAGGACGGGGACTCCTTCACCGCCGAGGTTGACGTGCCGGCCGAAGAAGAACTGTCCGTCGGCGAGGAGTTCCTCCTAGAGACCGAAGAAGCGGTTGTGACTGCGCGCATTACCAGCCTTGAGACCGCGGACGGCCGCGAGGACGAGGCGGCTGCCGAGGACGTCGAGACCATCTGGTCGCGGGCCGTCGGCAACGTTTCGGTCAACGTCACGATGCACCCGAAAGACGGGACTCACGACGAGACTGAGAGCTTCAAACTCCACGTCCCCGGCGACTACGAGTTCGTCGTCGGCGAAACCGAGGAGTTCGGCGAGGAAGAGTTCACCGTCGAAGGGATTCACGTCCGCGACGACGCCCACGGCTACGACCACGAGAACATGGACCACGACGGCGACATGGGTATTGCGAAGGATATCAACCGACTGTACGTCAGGGACGAGTCGACCACGGCGTGGTCGGCCTGGTAG
- a CDS encoding RNA ligase, which produces MSRDWGSLFDIDTGPEDLLEHFDTEWFRGQRYRHLSDERHGVERGTALVGDVIVRGYPSMPRALVLEPAIRETFDGPVAIEEKLNGYNVRVARIDGDLLAFTRSGFVCPYTTRKVEALLDAEAFFDDHPEQMLCGELVGPENPYTDHDYSEVDEVGFYVFGIRHRETGTPMGVERRLDQCTTYGLDSVGHYGTFTPTAAVDAARERIDDLNARGREGVVLKSADGETALKYTTSAIHRADLEHAFELPFDYGRDFVFTRVIREAFQAVERGESPAAVRERARELGEAILEPAVETVRAVDAGDPVGETHTVRGDPRTIDDLLSYFHDQGLELHVEHDETDGDQRVVTFTKIAQSTRDKTRYYLEGGTIDE; this is translated from the coding sequence ATGTCGAGAGACTGGGGGTCGCTGTTCGATATCGACACCGGCCCCGAGGACCTGCTGGAACACTTCGATACCGAGTGGTTTCGTGGACAGCGGTATCGACATCTCAGCGACGAGCGTCACGGTGTCGAGCGCGGGACGGCGCTCGTCGGCGACGTGATCGTTCGCGGCTATCCGTCGATGCCGCGTGCGCTCGTCCTCGAACCGGCGATCCGAGAGACGTTCGACGGCCCCGTCGCCATCGAGGAGAAACTCAACGGCTACAACGTCAGAGTTGCACGGATCGACGGCGACCTCCTGGCGTTCACCCGGAGCGGGTTCGTCTGCCCCTACACCACGCGGAAGGTCGAAGCGTTGCTGGACGCCGAGGCGTTTTTCGATGACCACCCGGAGCAGATGTTGTGTGGCGAACTCGTCGGGCCGGAGAATCCCTACACAGACCACGATTACAGCGAGGTCGATGAGGTCGGGTTCTACGTGTTCGGCATCCGCCATCGCGAGACCGGGACACCGATGGGTGTGGAACGGCGACTCGACCAGTGTACGACCTACGGCCTCGACAGCGTCGGCCACTACGGGACGTTCACGCCGACGGCGGCCGTCGACGCTGCCCGCGAACGGATCGACGACCTGAACGCCCGTGGCCGGGAAGGCGTGGTCCTGAAATCGGCCGACGGGGAGACGGCGCTGAAGTACACAACGAGCGCTATCCACCGGGCCGACCTCGAACACGCGTTCGAACTACCCTTCGACTACGGGCGGGACTTCGTTTTCACGCGCGTCATACGGGAAGCTTTTCAGGCGGTCGAACGCGGCGAGTCGCCGGCAGCAGTCCGCGAGCGGGCACGAGAACTCGGCGAGGCCATCCTCGAGCCTGCAGTCGAGACGGTACGGGCGGTTGACGCGGGCGACCCGGTCGGCGAAACGCACACCGTTCGCGGCGACCCGAGAACCATCGACGACCTGTTGTCGTACTTCCACGACCAGGGGCTGGAACTCCACGTCGAGCACGACGAAACCGACGGTGACCAGCGGGTGGTCACATTTACAAAGATCGCACAGTCAACGCGTGACAAGACGAGGTACTACCTGGAGGGTGGAACAATCGACGAGTAA
- a CDS encoding fluoride efflux transporter FluC, translated as MADTHPLVTVETIVLVGLGGFAGSNLRYFVGLFFPGLQGTLLVNVCGSFALGVLVYEGLQVGALASETKLAASTGFISSFTTYSTFAVETVLTPEWAVANVVGSYALGFAGVLVGREVVRLFAGGGQ; from the coding sequence ATGGCAGACACCCACCCGCTGGTAACGGTCGAAACTATCGTCCTCGTGGGTCTGGGGGGCTTTGCTGGCTCGAACCTCCGGTACTTCGTCGGCCTCTTTTTCCCGGGCTTACAGGGGACGCTGCTGGTCAACGTCTGCGGCAGTTTCGCGCTCGGCGTCCTGGTGTACGAGGGGCTTCAGGTCGGTGCGCTGGCCAGCGAAACGAAGCTAGCCGCGTCAACTGGGTTCATTTCGTCGTTTACCACCTACAGCACGTTCGCGGTAGAGACAGTTCTGACACCCGAGTGGGCGGTCGCGAACGTCGTCGGAAGCTACGCTCTGGGTTTTGCCGGCGTCCTTGTCGGCCGTGAAGTCGTCCGGCTGTTCGCCGGAGGTGGTCAGTAA
- a CDS encoding ATP-binding protein — MVVIGREAATGPTTRLGHYRARDGSRGAAVDIDVDRPHVGLVVGKRGSGKTYTLGVLAEGLITAAGVAPVAVDPMGAFTPLETADVSAMVVHPSVRADALDPRQWCTVLGLDPEQGAGALVWRAASECATLDGMRSWVADADAAASTVRAAANYLALAASWDIFDATGIEMQTLCSDSLTVLDMSGLASRPAGAVLAAVATALYDARIAEQTSRLPWLLVDEAHVFTDGVARRPLRRLVTRGRQPGVSCVLATQRPSAVPATTVSQTDLLVAHRLTSMADINALQAAQPTYLDGDFAARLPETTGDALVVDDGTESVHHVTVRERRTPHGGKTPRASDFAADSAHEAPSRNCETRWRGGN; from the coding sequence ATGGTCGTTATCGGACGTGAGGCAGCAACGGGGCCAACGACGCGGCTGGGTCACTATCGGGCCCGCGACGGGAGCCGCGGCGCTGCGGTCGATATCGATGTTGACCGGCCACACGTCGGCCTCGTCGTCGGCAAACGCGGGTCTGGGAAGACGTACACGCTTGGCGTCCTCGCCGAGGGACTGATTACTGCTGCAGGGGTCGCCCCAGTCGCCGTCGACCCGATGGGGGCGTTCACGCCGCTTGAAACTGCAGACGTGTCTGCGATGGTCGTACATCCAAGCGTTCGTGCGGACGCACTCGACCCGCGCCAGTGGTGTACGGTGCTCGGCCTCGACCCGGAACAGGGCGCGGGAGCGCTTGTGTGGCGGGCGGCGAGCGAGTGTGCGACCCTCGACGGGATGCGCTCGTGGGTAGCTGATGCGGATGCAGCGGCGAGCACCGTCCGCGCGGCGGCGAACTATCTCGCGCTCGCCGCGTCATGGGACATCTTCGATGCTACGGGTATCGAGATGCAAACGCTGTGCAGCGATAGCCTGACTGTGCTCGATATGTCGGGACTCGCTTCCCGACCAGCCGGCGCGGTCCTCGCCGCTGTCGCGACTGCGCTGTACGATGCTCGGATAGCTGAACAGACAAGCCGACTGCCGTGGCTGTTGGTCGACGAGGCCCACGTGTTCACTGACGGCGTCGCCCGGCGTCCGCTCCGGCGACTTGTCACTCGGGGCCGCCAGCCCGGGGTAAGTTGTGTGCTGGCGACACAGCGACCCAGCGCGGTGCCAGCGACGACCGTCTCCCAGACTGACCTGCTCGTCGCCCACCGACTGACGAGCATGGCGGACATCAACGCCCTACAGGCGGCCCAGCCAACGTATCTCGACGGCGATTTCGCGGCTCGATTACCAGAAACAACCGGTGACGCGCTCGTCGTCGACGATGGCACCGAATCCGTCCATCACGTGACCGTCCGCGAACGGCGGACACCCCATGGCGGTAAGACACCGCGGGCAAGCGACTTCGCAGCAGACAGCGCGCACGAAGCCCCTTCAAGAAATTGTGAAACCCGATGGCGCGGCGGGAATTAG